One region of Gloeocapsopsis sp. IPPAS B-1203 genomic DNA includes:
- a CDS encoding M15 family metallopeptidase, with the protein MGTEFTRTRVQDDIPEALRDDRTVVVKSRKRIPALILSLLGLSAIALVGGVFYFNATQKNVDAPAIVTSPSPAQSIAPVNPPDSNSELLLGHFAYEQAPQSELEPITADGRIKMRSSAAKQFKAMVAAARADGVRLVPISGFRSANEQEHLFFDVKAQRGQATTKRASVSAPPGYSEHHTGYAVDIGDANVPATNLSTSFENTKAFKWLDQNAARYSFELSFPEGNPQGVSYEPWHWRYVGDRHSLETFYKARNIKPTP; encoded by the coding sequence GTGGGGACTGAATTTACTAGAACAAGGGTGCAAGATGATATTCCTGAGGCTTTGCGGGACGATCGCACTGTTGTTGTTAAATCTCGTAAAAGAATACCAGCATTGATTTTGAGCTTACTAGGTTTAAGTGCGATCGCGCTTGTGGGTGGTGTTTTTTATTTCAATGCAACACAAAAAAATGTAGATGCACCTGCGATCGTGACTAGCCCATCTCCTGCACAATCTATTGCACCTGTCAACCCCCCAGACAGTAATTCAGAATTACTGCTAGGACATTTTGCTTATGAACAAGCACCACAATCGGAATTAGAACCGATTACTGCTGATGGACGAATTAAGATGCGTTCCTCCGCAGCCAAGCAATTTAAAGCAATGGTGGCAGCAGCTAGGGCTGATGGTGTCAGATTAGTCCCAATTTCTGGGTTTCGCTCAGCAAATGAGCAAGAACACTTATTTTTTGATGTGAAAGCACAGCGCGGACAAGCAACAACCAAACGCGCCAGTGTCAGTGCGCCTCCAGGTTACAGCGAACATCACACAGGATATGCGGTTGATATTGGTGATGCAAACGTCCCTGCAACAAACTTGAGTACTTCGTTTGAAAATACGAAAGCTTTTAAATGGCTCGATCAAAACGCTGCGCGTTATAGCTTTGAATTGTCGTTTCCTGAAGGTAATCCCCAAGGTGTGAGTTATGAACCTTGGCACTGGAGATACGTAGGCGATCGCCACAGTTTAGAAACATTCTACAAAGCTCGAAATATCAAACCGACTCCTTAA